The DNA sequence GGGCCTTTGATCAAACATATGGTGCGTGTAttgttatatatgtatgtaaaagATTCAAACTCACAACaggatacatatatatatatatctataaacaaaaaaaaaaacaaaatttgcaGAAACCCATTAATCTACAtggtaaaagaaaaaatagcCATCTTTGAAACAATTTTACAGCCCAGAAAATTTGCAGGCAAAAAGAGGAGAATGAATATGAAGCAAAAACACCCACAACAATATTCTTGTAAAATCATGCTAATTCAAATTACCATTCACAcaatataaagaaaaagaagtgaAGAAGAATAACTTACGGTTCAAGGGACGCTGCTTTGAGGAGACAGACACAGAGGTTCCGGTGTGCTACGTAGACAAATCGAAGTCCTCTCAAGCTCTTTCGGTTCAAAACATACCGCCTTTAAGCCTTTCCTTTCCCGTGTCGTTTTTATTTGGaccaatacttttttttttttctctaaataaataaataaagcttttttatatataaataaatcaaatacacaataataataacttttacaTTTAGAGCTTCTTCCAACCGTCTCCCAACTCGGTTTTATCTTTCCACAAAATATATTCCAATTGTTGCAACATGTCCATTTTGTCTTGCTGCTCCTGAGACGACTCTACATGTGGTGGTGCGGTGCTCTTTTGCTCAAAGTTGTTGGAGCAAGGTTCCAATTAGTGTTGTGGCGCCTGATGCCATGTTGTTCTCGAGTTGGTTCGAAGCGGGTTTGGCATCGTGGAACACGACTGAAGCTCTTGAGGCTGGTATGGTGTGTTGGTCAGTTTGGACACATCGTAACGATTTGGTTTGGAACTCCAAACACCCTGATGCGAGTGAGGTAGTGGCAATAGCAAAGTTAAATTACGTTGAATGGTTTAATGCTCAAAACCTTAATGTCACAGATGCAAGGTTAAACTGGCCAACTGCACTACCCGTGGAGCAATGGACAACACCTGATTTCCCTTTTGTCAAAGTTAATGTCGATGGTGCACTTTTCTCTGTCCAAGGGCAGTATGGACTGGGTTTGATTGCAAGGTCTGCTGCGGGTATGGTCTTGGGGGCCAGAATTCTATCTAGAGAAGGCTCTTTGCAACCTCATATTGTCAAAGCCATTGGTATCAAGGAAGCTCTCTCTTGGAGTAAAGCAAATAGATGGTCACATGTTGTAGTTGAGTCGGATTGTTCAAGGGTCATTAATGATTTGCAAAAGTTCAAAAATATGGCTTATGATCATATTTTTTATGATTGTATGACTCTGGTTGCTGATTTTAATgttgtttcttttatttttgctaaACAGTCTGGTAATAAGGTTGCGCATGCCTTGGCGCGATCTTCTCTTTCTGAGATTGACCATACTTTTAGTAGGGATTCCCTACCTTTTGTTATTGCATCCTTGATCTTGGatgatttaatttaatgaaatttaattattatatatgggAATTAGCttatatatcatttttaatttattcttaaaaaaattattatttaggtTGCTCCATTaaatttatgttgatttttatgtaaatttctatgaatatatatatatataaaataaattaatttaaagtataaaataaaagaccccttatgtatattatttacaaaagttttgaTATTAATTCAttccttttattattttgtagatgttccttagaatgaaaaatttagattaatttttctaatattaaaattttattatcaattttttttatagtaattatttatttagtcATAATTTTAATGTTGcggtttataaattattatattttatgtggTAACCTTTTTTAATtatctcttaatatatatataatcttataTACTTTTCTTCTTGGTAAAAAATTGATGTGAAAATATTACTACAATCAAATAGCCTCTGTAATAAATAGATCCTTCAAATGCAAATTCTATTGATTTGGTTGGTATTTGTAAGAGGTAGCTATTAGCTACTGCCTACTGCCCCAATAAACAATGATGATGGAGTTTGCTACTAAAATTtttcctttcttcttttttagAATGCTTTCATATCAACAAATCATGTGTATACATTTCAAATGTATTATTCTCAGATCTTTCAaagtcaattaataaataaaatccgTTATTGACTTCCACCAAACTTCCTCTCAAATAATTTTTGATAACACTTGAACATTAAGTTATGTTTCTTTCTCTTTAGTCTTCAATGGTAACtttcattttgtttttctttctatAAGTATTTTATGATTGTAAATATTATGGTGGCTATATAAAAGCTTTAAATGGGTATATTATTGAGGTATCCACTAAATAGTGAAGAAATTACAATGTATTGGTATAATATTAATAGCTTCATTGActatttttcatatattaaGAGAGACTCGTACTTCAGGacaataattatactttatataTGGGTATAGCCAAAGGGAATGTTtgattagaaaatataactaaaacAAAATCAATAAGGGTGTCTTACGGTTATGATGGTAGAATAATAACGATTAGGAGAATAAAATAGGAtagttaaaataattaattagttgttttattggaatttttacatatattttttgatagaaaatagAGATAGAGATATTGGAATCAAAGTGAGAAAATTAAAGTAATTATAcatctaataaaatataatgcaTGTGGGGTAGGAGGAGGGGGAAAGATAGTTAAAGGATTACAAATGAATATTGACAATacttttataaagttatgtaattttacaatattaaaaaattctCATATGCAACTTGACACTACTCTTATAATTTTACCAAAAATGATGCATAATATACATTAGTTAAAACCTTTGACCAAACAAAACAATGTTTTTTACATTCCCTTTTCCAATCAAACAAGTCGAGTGTGAATTTACACTTGTGTTTAGCACTAAACAGTACAAGTTGATGACTTTACAAGTAGTGATTATATTGATTACACACTTGAAGTTGAAGTAATCTTCCATATCCACCACCCAAAGAAAGAGAGCTAAAGGCAAAGAGAGTAATAATAGCTTATGAGTTATGACAGCATAAAGAAGATAATGGGATTGCTGAACTAGCTAGTATCTAAGGTCCCAGCCTCCATGTGATGCCAAatacaatccaatccaatctataAATGGACTGGTTAAGAAATGGACCCCAGAAATTAAACATtatataaatgaaattattaaatcagtgattatattgaaaagaATCCTCAGAGTGTGTAGAAGTAGAATTAAACCCACCCCACTACatgatcatatatattatagtcCTTGTTAATGGCCCCATGGGATGGGAAGCACTATTGTTTTTCTCTCCAGGTTCAAAAGAGCATTGGATGGCCTCAGAACTTTATCAATTGAGAAGACAAAATATAATTCATTGTCAAACCTATCAAGTAACAGCTGACAAAAGCTGCCATTCAATGACATGTGAGGTTCTATATCCAACTATATGTATATgccaataaaattacaaaacctATTGTGTTTGCATCAGATGGCAAGTGTAAACTTGTGAATTATTTCAACGATGTGCTGCTGTATGAATAAAAAAACTTTTAGTGTATTTCCTGAAAAGGCAGAGCAGCCTAGCCAGAATTGAAACTGCAAAAACTGCTTATGTGTGAAACTGTAAAAAGCCTAAAAACAATGATGATGGTTTCATCAGTTGAGTGAAATAGCAGCTGTGCTCTTCTTCTCATTCCATAACCCAAATGTGTTTCTCACCACACAGTTAGATCCAGAAAAGTGGAAAAAGAATAGAACAAAGGAAACTCCTGAGACAGAGCATAGAGAGAAGTACCTATCAAACTTCTAAGCAATGTCACTCAGCTTAAAGAAAGAAACTTTCACCAAAGAAGCATAAGTTTTTAAATCAACAAAACAAAGATGACATTTGATCATGGAAAATaaagttacatttttattatatatgatgTTGAGTCAAAGCAGCAAGTGTCCTACAAATGTAATGAAATAGAAAGTTACAGATATCTCATGATTTGACATATGGCCTGAGGAAATTTACAAGAAGGGTATTCAGGATAAGCTAACAGAAATGGCTGCAAaccatttttcttattttcagGTTAAGCCAACATGGCAGCCCAAGATCTTGCTTTCATTTTTCAGATCCCAGCTCCAACAGGATTTACAAGATTCAGATAAAGACACTAACCCAGAATGTATTTGATCTATTCTTCAATGAAATCTGGTCTAAAAGTTGTAGCATAAAGCAAGAGATACTTTTTCAGAATGAACATAAAGTTTTGCACAAACTCCTTCAAAGAAAGGCTTtcccattttttattttcatttctaATCAAGAAGTAGAGGAACCAAATTAAAGAATTGAAAATCAAGAGTACCTTCCTCCTCAAAATTGATATCCTCTGCTTTGTAAACAAGTAAAATGTAGTTACCCAACTAATCGTATTTTTCTCTCCATGAGtaaacaagaaggaaaatccATGAAAAGGCTAGTGCAATATCTCCAAAAACTTGCCTGGGCCAATCACGAGCGAGGTCTTCAAGTTTTCTCTCAAAGTAAACTCGCCAAATGGCCATGGCGATGTGAAGCAAGACACACCCTTTAGCAAAGAAACTTTGAAACTCTCTGTCTTTAACAAAAGCCGCCATTAACAGTATGAAACCAATAGCAAATAGAAGCAAACCCGAAAATGAATCAGAGGTTTGGATCAAAAGCTGATCTTGTGGCGTTGACCCTTGAAGCTTGATAGCAGTTTCTCTTCCATGGCCAAACACAGCGAACTCGTTCGCATAGAACATCATCAGAACTCCACAAGTCAAAGCTATTGAAGAGTGGAGAACACATAGGAGAAAAAACCCAGATAAACCCATTAAGAAAATAACCAAAAATAAGCTTTCCTTCCTAAGAAAATTTGAGCTTTGTTTGATTCAATTCATCTTTCTATTACTACTGTGAAATCATTTGTTTGAAGCAAAGCCGGAACTTCTACAGAAAAATGacttatttattgaaaaaatagaACTCCTCCAATAACTATTTGGGACCCATGTTGTACTATAGGTAGATTTAAAACGACTAATAACAGTAAGATTCAATTCACtgaaaaaccctaaaccctgatTAGGCTCAAGACCCAGAACAAACAAAAGGGCAGGGACCAAATTACAAGAATTTCAGTAAAACTGAATATCTTCTTGAATTCTTCACCTTCAGCACCCCTTCAAATGATTTTACTTTGTTTCAGTGTTAAATA is a window from the Cannabis sativa cultivar Pink pepper isolate KNU-18-1 chromosome 1, ASM2916894v1, whole genome shotgun sequence genome containing:
- the LOC115707213 gene encoding uncharacterized protein LOC115707213 is translated as MGLSGFFLLCVLHSSIALTCGVLMMFYANEFAVFGHGRETAIKLQGSTPQDQLLIQTSDSFSGLLLFAIGFILLMAAFVKDREFQSFFAKGCVLLHIAMAIWRVYFERKLEDLARDWPRQVFGDIALAFSWIFLLVYSWREKYD
- the LOC115699833 gene encoding uncharacterized protein LOC115699833, encoding MANCSSTGHATNLIQPASSNRLPTRFYLSTKYIPIVATCPFCLAAPETTLHVVVRCSFAQSCWSKVPISVVAPDAMLFSSWFEAGLASWNTTEALEAGMVCWSVWTHRNDLVWNSKHPDASEVVAIAKLNYVEWFNAQNLNVTDARLNWPTALPVEQWTTPDFPFVKVNVDGALFSVQGQYGLGLIARSAAGMVLGARILSREGSLQPHIVKAIGIKEALSWSKANRWSHVVVESDCSRVINDLQKFKNMAYDHIFYDCMTLVADFNVVSFIFAKQSGNKVAHALARSSLSEIDHTFSRDSLPFVIASLILDDLI